In a single window of the Labrus mixtus chromosome 20, fLabMix1.1, whole genome shotgun sequence genome:
- the arl6ip1 gene encoding ADP-ribosylation factor-like protein 6-interacting protein 1, with protein sequence MADGDNKSANLLAQETAQLEEQLQGWGEVILAGDRVLRWEQPWFPGALMVATSLLFMMIYYLDPSVLTGVSCTIMLLCLADYLVPTLAPRVFGANKWTTEQQQRFHEICGNLVKTQRRCVGWWKRLCALKEEKPKMYFASVISSLLAVAWIGQQVHNLFLTYLIVSFLLLLPGLNQNGIISKYAGMAKREINKLLKQKEKKNE encoded by the exons ATGGCAGACGGTGACAACAAAAGCGCAAATTTGCTC GCTCAGGAAACGGCCcagctggaggagcagctgcaggGCTGGGGTGAAGTGATCCTGGCTGGAGACCGGGTCCTGCGCTGGGAGCAGCCTTGGTTCCCTGGAGCCTTGATGGTCGCAACCAGCTTGCTCTTCAT GATGATTTACTATTTGGACCCATCTGTGCTCACTGGGGTTTCCTGCACCATCATGCTGCTCTGCCTGGCTGACTACCTTGTGCCCACCCTGGCACCCAGGGTCTTTGGTGCCAATAAGTG GACAaccgagcagcagcagcgtttCCACGAGATCTGCGGTAACCTGGTGAAGACCCAGCGTCGGTGTGTGGGCTGGTGGAAGCGTCTCTGCGCCCTCAAGGAGGAGAAGCCAAAAAtg TACTTTGCCTCAGTGATCAGCAGCTTGCTGGCAGTGGCCTGGATCGGACAGCAGGTGCACAACTTGTTCCTCACTTATTTGATCG TgagcttcctgctgctgctgcccggcCTGAACCAGAACGGCATCATCAGCAAGTACGCCGGCATGGCCAAGAGGGAGATCAACAAACTGCTCAaacagaaggagaagaagaacgaGTAG